Proteins from a single region of Takifugu rubripes chromosome 4, fTakRub1.2, whole genome shotgun sequence:
- the LOC105419396 gene encoding UDP-GalNAc:beta-1,3-N-acetylgalactosaminyltransferase 2-like isoform X1, with protein MRRLAGFLLPCAVALLLHLWSAQQPSSTPPDSSALPDEAPLYDLLVGVLSARHHHELRRAIRETWLGHLRTHPRFHHRVGVKFIVGERGCSVPEEDREDPYSCTLLNLTEPVAGQDEEVQLVKVSGPSVLTPSDVGAIALDFKVLHPVVITRLGVFPSGPWPELQSNVTVKLLQLDQEEPVVTARFSAPAPGTMVNGVWYKPVEQFILPKGFEGTLLWETLDSGGLSTVAPSSVLLSDGGGVLKISSVTEGALPHRSALGFPGLAGGVTFTIYDGDSLLALLQGRASRMQRQAAALRQEDAALQRESLTNGDMVFVDVVDTYRNVPSKLLQFYKWSVANAHFKLLLKTDDDCYIDVDSVLMKIDHKHLQRSNLWWGNFRQSWAVDRVGKWQELEYASPAYPAFACGSGYVVSRDLVQWLSSNAGKLKAYQGEDVSMGIWMAAVGPHKYQDPGWLCEKECYVDMLSSPQHTAEELHALWGRKEACGDPCGCPWGH; from the exons ATGCGGAGGCTCGCGGGCTTCCTGCTGCCCTGTGCCGTCGCCCTGCTGCTGCACTTGTGGTCGGCGCAACAACCCTCCTCCACCCCGCCGGACAGCAGCGCACTCCCGG ATGAGGCGCCTCTTTACGACCTTCTGGTGGGGGTTCTGTCAGCGAGGCACCACCATGAGCTGCGGCGAGCGATAAGGGAGACCTGGCTGGGCCACCTCCGGACTCACCCCCGCTTCCATCAcag AGTGGGGGTGAAGTTTATCGTGGGTGAAAGAGGATGTTCCGTtccagaagaggacagagaggacccGTATTCCTGCACCCTGCTGAACCTCACTGAGCCCG TGGCAGGTCAGGATGAAGAGGTCCAGCTTGTGAAGGTGTCCGGGCCCTCGGTGCTGACCCCCTCTGACGTGGGGGCCATTGCGCTGGACTTTAAGGTGCTCCACCCGGTGGTCATCACCAGGCTGGGGGTGTTCCCCAGCGGGCCGTGGCCGGAGCTGCAGAGCAACGTGACGgtgaagctcctccagctggaccagGAG GAGCCCGTGGTCACGGCTCGGTTCAGCGCCCCCGCTCCAGGGACCATGGTGAACGGGGTCTGGTACAAACCAGTGGAGCAGTTCATTCTGCCCAAG GGTTTTGAGGGCACCTTGTTGTGGGAAACTCTGGACTCTGGTGGCCTGAGCACCGTGGCGCCGTCGTCTGTGCTGCTCAGTGACGGAGGAGGAGTCCTCAAGATCTCCTCC GTCACCGAGGGGGCGCTGCCTCATCGCAGCGCTCTGGGATTCCCTGGTTTGGCCGGAGGCGTCACCTTCACCATCTATG ATGGGGACAGCCTGCTGGCGCTCCTGCAGGGCCGGGCCTCCAGGATGCAGCGGCAGGCCGCGGCGCTGAGGCAGGAGGACGCCGCCCTGCAGCGGGAGAGCCTCACCAACGGGGACATGGTGTTCGTGGACGTGGTGGACACCTACAGGAACGTGCCCTCCAAGCTGCTCCAGTTCTATAAGTG GTCTGTGGCAAACGCCCActtcaagctgctgctgaagacggACGACGACTGCTACATCGACGTGGACTCGGTCCTGATGAAGATCGATCACAAACATCTCCAGCGCAGCAACCTGTGGTGGGGGAA TTTCAGGCAGAGCTGGGCAGTGGACCGCGTTGGGAAGTGGCAGGAGCTGGAGTACGCTAGCCCCGCCTACCCGGCGTTTGCCTGCGGTTCCGGCTACGTGGTCTCTCGGGACCTGGTGCAGTGGCTCTCCAGCAATGCAGGCAAGCTGAAGGCCTACCAG GGGGAAGACGTGAGCATGGGGATCTGGATGGCTGCCGTTGGACCGCACAAGTACCAG GACCCCGGCTGGCTCTGTGAGAAGGAGTGCTACGTGGACATGCTGTCGTCCCCCCAGCACACCGCTGAGGAGCTGCACGCCCTCTGGGGGCGGAAGGAGGCCTGTGGAGATCCCTGCGGGTGTCCCTGGGGCCACTGA
- the LOC105419396 gene encoding UDP-GalNAc:beta-1,3-N-acetylgalactosaminyltransferase 2-like isoform X2 yields the protein MRRLAGFLLPCAVALLLHLWSAQQPSSTPPDSSALPDEAPLYDLLVGVLSARHHHELRRAIRETWLGHLRTHPRFHHRVGVKFIVGERGCSVPEEDREDPYSCTLLNLTEPVAGQDEEVQLVKVSGPSVLTPSDVGAIALDFKVLHPVVITRLGVFPSGPWPELQSNVTVKLLQLDQEEPVVTARFSAPAPGTMVNGVWYKPVEQFILPKVTEGALPHRSALGFPGLAGGVTFTIYDGDSLLALLQGRASRMQRQAAALRQEDAALQRESLTNGDMVFVDVVDTYRNVPSKLLQFYKWSVANAHFKLLLKTDDDCYIDVDSVLMKIDHKHLQRSNLWWGNFRQSWAVDRVGKWQELEYASPAYPAFACGSGYVVSRDLVQWLSSNAGKLKAYQGEDVSMGIWMAAVGPHKYQDPGWLCEKECYVDMLSSPQHTAEELHALWGRKEACGDPCGCPWGH from the exons ATGCGGAGGCTCGCGGGCTTCCTGCTGCCCTGTGCCGTCGCCCTGCTGCTGCACTTGTGGTCGGCGCAACAACCCTCCTCCACCCCGCCGGACAGCAGCGCACTCCCGG ATGAGGCGCCTCTTTACGACCTTCTGGTGGGGGTTCTGTCAGCGAGGCACCACCATGAGCTGCGGCGAGCGATAAGGGAGACCTGGCTGGGCCACCTCCGGACTCACCCCCGCTTCCATCAcag AGTGGGGGTGAAGTTTATCGTGGGTGAAAGAGGATGTTCCGTtccagaagaggacagagaggacccGTATTCCTGCACCCTGCTGAACCTCACTGAGCCCG TGGCAGGTCAGGATGAAGAGGTCCAGCTTGTGAAGGTGTCCGGGCCCTCGGTGCTGACCCCCTCTGACGTGGGGGCCATTGCGCTGGACTTTAAGGTGCTCCACCCGGTGGTCATCACCAGGCTGGGGGTGTTCCCCAGCGGGCCGTGGCCGGAGCTGCAGAGCAACGTGACGgtgaagctcctccagctggaccagGAG GAGCCCGTGGTCACGGCTCGGTTCAGCGCCCCCGCTCCAGGGACCATGGTGAACGGGGTCTGGTACAAACCAGTGGAGCAGTTCATTCTGCCCAAG GTCACCGAGGGGGCGCTGCCTCATCGCAGCGCTCTGGGATTCCCTGGTTTGGCCGGAGGCGTCACCTTCACCATCTATG ATGGGGACAGCCTGCTGGCGCTCCTGCAGGGCCGGGCCTCCAGGATGCAGCGGCAGGCCGCGGCGCTGAGGCAGGAGGACGCCGCCCTGCAGCGGGAGAGCCTCACCAACGGGGACATGGTGTTCGTGGACGTGGTGGACACCTACAGGAACGTGCCCTCCAAGCTGCTCCAGTTCTATAAGTG GTCTGTGGCAAACGCCCActtcaagctgctgctgaagacggACGACGACTGCTACATCGACGTGGACTCGGTCCTGATGAAGATCGATCACAAACATCTCCAGCGCAGCAACCTGTGGTGGGGGAA TTTCAGGCAGAGCTGGGCAGTGGACCGCGTTGGGAAGTGGCAGGAGCTGGAGTACGCTAGCCCCGCCTACCCGGCGTTTGCCTGCGGTTCCGGCTACGTGGTCTCTCGGGACCTGGTGCAGTGGCTCTCCAGCAATGCAGGCAAGCTGAAGGCCTACCAG GGGGAAGACGTGAGCATGGGGATCTGGATGGCTGCCGTTGGACCGCACAAGTACCAG GACCCCGGCTGGCTCTGTGAGAAGGAGTGCTACGTGGACATGCTGTCGTCCCCCCAGCACACCGCTGAGGAGCTGCACGCCCTCTGGGGGCGGAAGGAGGCCTGTGGAGATCCCTGCGGGTGTCCCTGGGGCCACTGA
- the LOC105419396 gene encoding UDP-GalNAc:beta-1,3-N-acetylgalactosaminyltransferase 2-like isoform X3 — MRRLAGFLLPCAVALLLHLWSAQQPSSTPPDSSALPDEAPLYDLLVGVLSARHHHELRRAIRETWLGHLRTHPRFHHRVGVKFIVGERGCSVPEEDREDPYSCTLLNLTEPVAGQDEEVQLVKVSGPSVLTPSDVGAIALDFKVLHPVVITRLGVFPSGPWPELQSNVTVKLLQLDQEEPVVTARFSAPAPGTMVNGVWYKPVEQFILPKGFEGTLLWETLDSGGLSTVAPSSVLLSDGGGVLKISSVTEGALPHRSALGFPGLAGGVTFTIYDGDSLLALLQGRASRMQRQAAALRQEDAALQRESLTNGDMVFVDVVDTYRNVPSKLLQFYKWSVANAHFKLLLKTDDDCYIDVDSVLMKIDHKHLQRSNLWWGNFRQSWAVDRVGKWQELEYASPAYPAFACGSGYVVSRDLVQWLSSNAGGRREHGDLDGCRWTAQVPGPRLAL, encoded by the exons ATGCGGAGGCTCGCGGGCTTCCTGCTGCCCTGTGCCGTCGCCCTGCTGCTGCACTTGTGGTCGGCGCAACAACCCTCCTCCACCCCGCCGGACAGCAGCGCACTCCCGG ATGAGGCGCCTCTTTACGACCTTCTGGTGGGGGTTCTGTCAGCGAGGCACCACCATGAGCTGCGGCGAGCGATAAGGGAGACCTGGCTGGGCCACCTCCGGACTCACCCCCGCTTCCATCAcag AGTGGGGGTGAAGTTTATCGTGGGTGAAAGAGGATGTTCCGTtccagaagaggacagagaggacccGTATTCCTGCACCCTGCTGAACCTCACTGAGCCCG TGGCAGGTCAGGATGAAGAGGTCCAGCTTGTGAAGGTGTCCGGGCCCTCGGTGCTGACCCCCTCTGACGTGGGGGCCATTGCGCTGGACTTTAAGGTGCTCCACCCGGTGGTCATCACCAGGCTGGGGGTGTTCCCCAGCGGGCCGTGGCCGGAGCTGCAGAGCAACGTGACGgtgaagctcctccagctggaccagGAG GAGCCCGTGGTCACGGCTCGGTTCAGCGCCCCCGCTCCAGGGACCATGGTGAACGGGGTCTGGTACAAACCAGTGGAGCAGTTCATTCTGCCCAAG GGTTTTGAGGGCACCTTGTTGTGGGAAACTCTGGACTCTGGTGGCCTGAGCACCGTGGCGCCGTCGTCTGTGCTGCTCAGTGACGGAGGAGGAGTCCTCAAGATCTCCTCC GTCACCGAGGGGGCGCTGCCTCATCGCAGCGCTCTGGGATTCCCTGGTTTGGCCGGAGGCGTCACCTTCACCATCTATG ATGGGGACAGCCTGCTGGCGCTCCTGCAGGGCCGGGCCTCCAGGATGCAGCGGCAGGCCGCGGCGCTGAGGCAGGAGGACGCCGCCCTGCAGCGGGAGAGCCTCACCAACGGGGACATGGTGTTCGTGGACGTGGTGGACACCTACAGGAACGTGCCCTCCAAGCTGCTCCAGTTCTATAAGTG GTCTGTGGCAAACGCCCActtcaagctgctgctgaagacggACGACGACTGCTACATCGACGTGGACTCGGTCCTGATGAAGATCGATCACAAACATCTCCAGCGCAGCAACCTGTGGTGGGGGAA TTTCAGGCAGAGCTGGGCAGTGGACCGCGTTGGGAAGTGGCAGGAGCTGGAGTACGCTAGCCCCGCCTACCCGGCGTTTGCCTGCGGTTCCGGCTACGTGGTCTCTCGGGACCTGGTGCAGTGGCTCTCCAGCAATGCAG GGGGAAGACGTGAGCATGGGGATCTGGATGGCTGCCGTTGGACCGCACAAGTACCAG GACCCCGGCTGGCTCTGTGA